In Desulfuromonas acetoxidans DSM 684, a genomic segment contains:
- the asd gene encoding aspartate-semialdehyde dehydrogenase encodes MKVGFIGWRGMVGSVLLQRMQEENDFNGIEPVFFSTSQVGQDAPMGAGTLKDATDIAELKTLDAVVTCQGGDYTKAVHGPLREAGWQGYWIDAASSLRMVDDAVIVLDPVNRQVIDKALAAGQKDFIGGNCTVSLMLMAIGGLFRAGLVEWVSSMTYQAASGAGAPNMRELLGQMGVLEDSVADLLADPSSAILDIDKKVTEMLRSDQLPTSEFGHALAGSVLPWIDREVEDGQSREEWKGYAETNKILAAESPIPIDGICVRIGAMRCHSQALTIKLNKDLPIEEIERLIANDNDWVQLVPNFKEQTLQQLTPAAVSGTLTVPVGRVRKMKMGPQYLSAFTCGDQLLWGAAEPLRRMLQILLEK; translated from the coding sequence ATGAAAGTCGGATTTATCGGTTGGCGCGGTATGGTTGGTTCTGTGCTTCTGCAGCGTATGCAGGAGGAAAATGATTTCAACGGGATTGAGCCGGTCTTTTTCTCCACCTCGCAGGTGGGGCAAGATGCTCCTATGGGGGCGGGAACGCTCAAGGATGCCACCGATATTGCCGAGCTTAAAACCTTGGATGCCGTTGTGACCTGCCAAGGGGGCGATTACACCAAGGCTGTGCACGGCCCTCTGCGTGAAGCCGGCTGGCAGGGCTATTGGATTGATGCGGCCAGCTCATTGCGCATGGTTGATGATGCTGTCATCGTCCTTGATCCGGTGAACCGTCAGGTGATTGATAAAGCATTGGCTGCTGGTCAGAAGGACTTTATTGGCGGTAATTGCACCGTTAGCCTGATGCTGATGGCTATCGGAGGGCTGTTCCGTGCCGGTTTGGTCGAATGGGTGTCTTCCATGACCTATCAGGCGGCATCCGGTGCCGGTGCGCCCAATATGCGCGAATTGCTTGGACAGATGGGTGTGCTGGAAGATTCTGTCGCCGACTTACTGGCTGATCCTTCTTCAGCAATCCTTGATATTGACAAAAAAGTGACCGAGATGCTGCGCAGTGATCAATTGCCGACTTCGGAATTTGGCCATGCTTTGGCTGGCAGTGTGTTGCCGTGGATTGATCGTGAAGTGGAAGATGGTCAAAGTCGTGAAGAGTGGAAGGGCTATGCGGAAACCAATAAGATCCTGGCTGCTGAAAGTCCAATCCCCATCGATGGGATTTGTGTGCGTATTGGAGCCATGCGTTGTCACAGCCAAGCGTTGACGATTAAGCTGAATAAGGATCTCCCCATCGAGGAGATTGAGAGGCTGATCGCCAATGATAATGACTGGGTGCAATTGGTTCCCAACTTCAAAGAGCAGACGTTACAACAACTGACTCCTGCAGCCGTTTCCGGTACCTTGACCGTTCCGGTTGGCCGGGTGCGTAAAATGAAGATGGGGCCGCAGTACCTTTCTGCATTTACCTGCGGTGATCAACTTCTGTGGGGGGCGGCTGAGCCTCTGCGCCGCATGTTGCAAATCTTGCTGGAAAAATAA
- the leuB gene encoding 3-isopropylmalate dehydrogenase: protein MATQTFKVAVLPGDGIGPEVMAEAIKVLDAIEKKYDVSFDKTMANVGGAGIDNDGKALPEKTVETCRQSDAILFGSVGGPKWETLPPDEQPERGALLPLRKIFGLFCNLRPAIIFPALTGSSSLKEEVIEGGFNILVVRELTGGIYFSEPKGVETVDGVKRGFDTMMYTEPEIERITRVAFDVARKRGSKVCSIDKANVLSTSVVWREVVERVAKDYPDVELSHMYVDNAAMQLVRWPKQFDVMLCGNMFGDIISDEAAMLTGSLGMLPSASLAEGSFGMYEPSGGSAPDIAGQGIANPIAQILSASMMLRYSFSMGDAADAIDKAVETVLNQGYRTGDIYQGTSDEKKLNTCEMGDAIVAAL from the coding sequence ATGGCAACGCAAACATTTAAGGTAGCGGTTCTTCCCGGTGACGGTATTGGTCCCGAGGTGATGGCTGAGGCAATCAAGGTTCTTGATGCCATTGAGAAAAAATACGATGTGTCTTTTGACAAGACCATGGCCAATGTCGGCGGTGCCGGTATTGATAATGATGGCAAGGCTCTGCCCGAAAAAACTGTGGAAACCTGTCGGCAGTCCGATGCCATCCTGTTTGGCAGCGTTGGTGGCCCGAAGTGGGAAACCCTGCCTCCGGATGAGCAACCAGAACGCGGCGCACTGTTGCCGTTGCGTAAGATTTTCGGTCTGTTTTGCAATCTTCGTCCGGCGATCATCTTCCCAGCATTGACCGGCAGCTCTTCTTTGAAGGAAGAAGTGATCGAAGGTGGTTTTAATATCCTGGTTGTGCGTGAGCTGACCGGCGGCATTTACTTCTCTGAACCCAAGGGGGTTGAAACGGTTGATGGCGTCAAGCGTGGTTTTGACACCATGATGTACACCGAGCCGGAGATTGAGCGGATCACGCGTGTAGCTTTTGATGTGGCGCGTAAGCGTGGCAGTAAAGTGTGCAGCATTGACAAGGCGAACGTCCTGTCAACATCTGTTGTCTGGCGTGAAGTGGTGGAGCGTGTCGCCAAAGATTACCCTGATGTTGAGCTGTCACATATGTATGTTGATAATGCGGCCATGCAGCTGGTGCGCTGGCCAAAGCAATTTGATGTCATGTTGTGCGGGAATATGTTTGGCGATATCATTTCCGATGAAGCTGCCATGTTGACCGGTTCTCTGGGGATGTTACCGTCCGCTTCGCTGGCGGAAGGTTCCTTCGGTATGTATGAGCCGTCAGGCGGCAGTGCTCCGGATATCGCAGGTCAGGGGATTGCGAACCCCATTGCTCAAATTTTGTCTGCATCGATGATGCTGCGCTACTCGTTCTCCATGGGCGATGCAGCGGATGCTATTGATAAAGCCGTAGAAACGGTGCTTAATCAGGGCTACCGTACTGGTGATATCTACCAGGGGACCAGTGATGAAAAGAAATTAAACACCTGCGAGATGGGTGATGCCATTGTTGCGGCGCTTTAG
- a CDS encoding 3-isopropylmalate dehydratase small subunit, with the protein MEKIFKGPAIFLDRSDINTDEIIPAKYLTEVTKDALKPYMLEDLKLDGFDPKGEALKNARVVVSRQNFGCGSSREHAPWVFEVNDVHTIIAEGYARIFRQNMFNGGMLAIELPKSDIDLLFELAKSGQVTIDVDVDGQKIKACSAGQEKMFNFEISEFDKALVKAGGWVEFADERY; encoded by the coding sequence ATGGAAAAAATCTTTAAAGGTCCGGCGATCTTTCTCGATCGTTCTGATATTAATACCGACGAAATTATTCCGGCCAAGTATCTGACCGAAGTCACTAAGGATGCCTTGAAGCCGTATATGCTTGAGGATCTCAAGTTGGATGGTTTTGATCCGAAGGGTGAAGCGCTGAAAAATGCACGTGTTGTGGTTTCACGGCAAAACTTTGGTTGTGGTTCATCTCGTGAGCATGCGCCCTGGGTGTTCGAGGTCAATGATGTTCATACGATCATAGCTGAAGGTTATGCGCGTATCTTCCGTCAAAATATGTTTAACGGTGGTATGCTGGCCATTGAATTGCCTAAGTCGGATATTGATCTGTTGTTTGAGCTGGCCAAGTCAGGTCAGGTGACGATTGACGTTGATGTTGACGGTCAGAAAATTAAGGCATGTAGTGCCGGTCAGGAGAAGATGTTTAATTTTGAAATCTCTGAATTTGACAAAGCTCTGGTTAAGGCCGGTGGCTGGGTTGAATTTGCTGACGAACGCTATTAA
- a CDS encoding 3-isopropylmalate dehydratase large subunit: protein MGKTIAEKIFASHLRDEPFSGTKVLDLDRVLCHEITTPIAIADLEWRGKDRVFDKEKIKAVIDHVTPSKDTKTAIQAKMLRDWARRHEITDFFDVGHNGVCHALFPEKGFIRPGFTAIMGDSHTCTHGAFGAFAAGVGTTDLEVGILKGVCAFREPATIRVNLNGALSDGVFAKDVILYVIGQLGVNGATDRVIEFAGPVVDAMSMESRMTLCNMAIEAGGTCGICMPDEVTVDYLWPFIQDEYADKAAAAADFKKWHSDADASYDQVLDFNISTLEPHVTYGYKPDCVKPVSEMAGAPVDQIYIGTCTNGRIEDLREAAAILKGRRIADTVRGIVSPATPKIFRDALAEGIIQIFMDAGFCVTNPTCGACLGMSNGVLAEGEVCASTSNRNFNGRMGKGGMVHLMSPATAAATAITGKITDARTLK from the coding sequence ATGGGAAAGACGATTGCAGAAAAAATCTTTGCGAGCCATCTGCGTGATGAGCCGTTTTCCGGAACAAAAGTTCTGGATCTGGACCGTGTGTTGTGTCATGAGATCACTACCCCGATCGCTATAGCAGATCTGGAATGGCGCGGTAAGGATCGGGTTTTTGACAAGGAAAAAATCAAGGCGGTGATCGATCATGTCACTCCGTCCAAAGATACCAAAACAGCCATTCAGGCGAAGATGCTGCGCGATTGGGCGCGTCGTCATGAAATCACCGACTTTTTTGATGTCGGCCACAACGGTGTTTGCCATGCCCTGTTTCCTGAAAAAGGGTTCATCCGTCCCGGCTTTACCGCCATCATGGGCGATAGCCACACCTGTACCCATGGGGCGTTCGGTGCGTTTGCCGCTGGTGTTGGTACCACTGACCTGGAAGTGGGGATTCTCAAGGGTGTTTGTGCGTTTCGTGAGCCTGCGACCATTCGCGTGAATCTCAATGGCGCCTTGTCTGATGGCGTTTTTGCCAAGGATGTTATTCTCTACGTGATCGGCCAGTTGGGCGTCAATGGCGCCACTGACCGGGTGATTGAGTTTGCCGGACCCGTGGTGGATGCCATGAGTATGGAGTCACGCATGACTCTGTGTAATATGGCGATTGAGGCCGGGGGCACCTGTGGTATCTGTATGCCGGATGAGGTGACCGTGGATTATCTGTGGCCGTTTATCCAGGATGAGTATGCTGATAAAGCTGCGGCGGCTGCGGACTTCAAAAAATGGCATTCTGATGCGGATGCCAGTTATGATCAGGTGCTGGATTTCAATATCTCGACCCTTGAGCCCCATGTGACCTATGGCTACAAGCCTGACTGTGTGAAACCGGTGTCTGAAATGGCAGGCGCTCCTGTTGATCAGATCTATATCGGCACCTGTACCAATGGCCGTATTGAAGATTTGCGCGAGGCGGCAGCGATTTTAAAGGGCCGGCGAATTGCGGATACTGTCCGTGGCATTGTTTCTCCGGCAACGCCGAAGATTTTCCGTGATGCTTTGGCTGAAGGGATTATCCAAATTTTTATGGATGCCGGCTTCTGTGTCACCAATCCAACCTGCGGTGCCTGTCTCGGGATGAGTAACGGCGTATTGGCTGAAGGGGAGGTCTGTGCTTCTACCAGTAACCGTAACTTCAATGGCCGCATGGGCAAGGGCGGTATGGTCCATCTGATGAGTCCGGCAACAGCTGCAGCAACGGCTATTACCGGTAAAATCACCGATGCACGGACATTGAAATAG
- a CDS encoding 2-isopropylmalate synthase, with protein MSEPKKILIFDTTLRDGEQSPGASMTIEEKLRIAHQLEKMNVDVMEAGFPIASEGDFEAVKKIAQTIKGPQIAGLSRANDKDIDRAWEALKYAGDRGRIHTFIATSDIHMKHKLKMTEDEVVETAVKAVKRAAGYTPNVEFSAEDAVRTRLPFLARIVEAVIDAGATTVNIPDTVGYTMPNEYYDIIRYLKENVPNIERAVISVHCHNDLGLSVANSLAAIRAGAGQVECTVNGIGERAGNCSLEEVVMGLKTRQDIMPYKTDVVTEHIYATSRLLTTITGIVVQPNKAIVGANAFAHEAGIHQHGVLMEKSTYEIMTPESIGLNQNKLVLGKHSGRHAFIQRLESLGYDLSKEDIEKAFVRFKALADVKKEIFDEDLDAIVADEIIRVPERYKLLQMNVSSGSFAAPTATVQMEVDGEICKTAVIGDGPVDATFKAIKDLSGCDVRLLHFSVGAITGGTDAQGECTVRLEEQGREQLGQGAHPDIIVAAAKAYINALNKIASLQKRTPVDL; from the coding sequence TACCACGTTACGTGATGGTGAGCAGTCTCCCGGTGCCAGTATGACCATTGAGGAGAAGCTGCGTATCGCTCATCAGCTTGAAAAAATGAATGTTGATGTTATGGAAGCCGGTTTCCCCATCGCCTCGGAAGGTGATTTTGAGGCGGTCAAAAAGATTGCCCAGACCATCAAGGGACCGCAGATTGCTGGCCTGTCGCGAGCCAACGACAAGGATATTGACCGCGCTTGGGAAGCTTTGAAATATGCCGGTGATCGTGGCCGTATTCATACGTTTATCGCGACCAGCGATATTCATATGAAACATAAGCTGAAAATGACCGAGGATGAGGTGGTTGAAACGGCGGTTAAGGCCGTTAAGCGTGCTGCCGGCTATACGCCTAATGTTGAATTTTCCGCCGAAGATGCGGTTCGTACCCGGTTGCCATTTCTGGCACGGATTGTCGAGGCGGTGATTGATGCCGGTGCCACTACCGTGAACATCCCCGATACAGTCGGCTACACCATGCCCAATGAATACTATGACATTATCCGCTATCTGAAGGAGAATGTGCCGAATATTGAAAGGGCGGTGATCTCAGTTCACTGCCATAATGATCTCGGTTTGTCTGTCGCTAACTCTCTGGCCGCTATCCGCGCCGGGGCGGGGCAGGTGGAGTGTACTGTGAACGGAATTGGCGAGCGGGCCGGTAACTGTTCTTTAGAGGAAGTGGTGATGGGGCTTAAGACACGTCAGGATATCATGCCCTATAAGACCGATGTGGTTACCGAACACATCTATGCCACCAGCCGTTTGCTGACGACTATTACCGGGATCGTTGTGCAACCGAATAAGGCGATTGTCGGTGCTAACGCATTTGCCCATGAAGCTGGAATTCACCAGCATGGTGTGCTGATGGAGAAATCGACGTATGAGATCATGACGCCGGAATCCATCGGTCTCAATCAAAATAAGTTGGTTCTCGGCAAGCACTCCGGTCGCCACGCATTTATTCAGCGTTTGGAAAGCCTTGGCTACGATCTGTCCAAAGAGGATATTGAGAAAGCTTTTGTCCGCTTCAAGGCGTTGGCTGATGTGAAAAAAGAGATCTTTGATGAAGACCTTGATGCGATTGTTGCCGATGAGATTATCCGCGTTCCCGAGCGTTACAAGTTGTTGCAGATGAATGTGTCATCTGGTTCCTTTGCCGCACCGACGGCAACGGTTCAAATGGAAGTGGATGGTGAAATATGCAAGACGGCTGTGATTGGTGACGGTCCGGTTGACGCAACCTTCAAAGCGATCAAAGATCTCTCCGGCTGTGATGTGCGGCTGTTGCATTTTTCAGTGGGCGCTATTACCGGCGGTACAGATGCTCAGGGCGAGTGTACAGTGCGTTTGGAAGAGCAAGGTCGTGAGCAATTAGGACAGGGGGCTCACCCTGATATTATTGTTGCGGCTGCCAAGGCTTATATCAACGCTCTGAACAAGATTGCTTCGTTGCAAAAACGCACACCGGTAGATCTGTAG